The DNA window TATAGTGCCATATTTATATATTATATTAGTAAAAGGGGTGGACCTATGGATGAAATTGATGTGAAAATTTTAGAACTATTAGAAACCAACGGTAGAATTTCTCATGAAGAAATAAGCAAGCAGCTGAATATGTCAAGACCAGCAATACGTCAAAGAATATTGAAATTAGAGGAAACGGGTGTAATTAAAGGTTACAATACTACAATTGATTGGAGTAAAGTCGGTCAAGGTATTAGAGCTATTATATTGATAAAGGTTAAAACAGGAGATTTCAACAAGCTAATGGAACAGATTATACATTTAAACGTTGATGGACTTACAATAGAAAAATGTTATAGAATCACTGGACAATGGTGTATAATGCTTCAGATGAGAGCTAGCATTACAGATCAAATAACACAACTCCATGATGAAATGCTGAAAATTGAAGGTATTTTAGAAACCTTCACTATGCTCATATTATCTGAAACAAATAAATATAAAGGGGATTTACTAAATGAATAATTGCATACCAAAAGAACATAGCTTTGTGAATGAAAAAATTTTGAATTACCTTCCCAGCAGTATAGAAAAAAAAGAATTAGAAGCTGAATTAGTACGAATGAAGGATACAGTTATTGATATACCCGTCATTGTGGGAGGCAAGGAAATCAGGACTGGAAATAAAGGTTATTGTACTATTCCGCACAATCATAAGAAAGTAATTGGTGAATATCACAAGGCTGGAAAGAATGAAGTAGAAATAGCTATTGAGGAAGCTCTCAAGGCAAAAGCAAAGTGGGAGAGATTAGACTGGCAATCAAGGGCAGCTATTTTCTTAAAGGCTGCTGAACTAGCATCAGGTCCATGGAGAGCAAGGCTTAATGCTGCTACTATGCTTGCACAGAGTAAAACCTATAAGCAGGCTGAAATTGATTCTGCTTGTGAGCTAGTTGATTTTTTAAGATACAATGCCGCTTGCCTGCACCAGATATACAGCGAACAGCCTATATCTACTGGTACTGTCATCAACAGAGTAGAATATAGACCTCTTGAAGGCTTTATATTTGCAGTATCACCATTTAATTTTACAGCCATAGGCAGCAATCTAGTAGGAGCTCCTGCTATCGTTGGGAATACAGTG is part of the Proteiniborus sp. MB09-C3 genome and encodes:
- a CDS encoding Lrp/AsnC family transcriptional regulator; the protein is MDEIDVKILELLETNGRISHEEISKQLNMSRPAIRQRILKLEETGVIKGYNTTIDWSKVGQGIRAIILIKVKTGDFNKLMEQIIHLNVDGLTIEKCYRITGQWCIMLQMRASITDQITQLHDEMLKIEGILETFTMLILSETNKYKGDLLNE